The following is a genomic window from Labrus bergylta chromosome 2, fLabBer1.1, whole genome shotgun sequence.
GCCAGAGTCAACAATGGTCTTATTTTGGGTCTTCCACAGTTGGTACAGGTGCAGATACGTGGCAACGTAGAACTCATTAAGCACACCGACCACTTGCTGACGACGATTGCACTCCCTGGTTTAACCGAAGACAGAGGGGAGTGTTAGCAGAAGAAACGTTAAAAATGAAACCTCAAGAAAATGTGCATCAGTGACTCACTTGGACAGGGCTTCCTCTCTGAGTACTTGTAGAGCGATGCGGGTCATGTTGATGGACATCACACTGAATGGAAAGTTCTAAAGTAGtgaaaaaacatgagaaaattaAGGTTCAAGAATAGTACTTACAAAGACTACAAGAACACGTCCTGAAACATGCGTGTCTAGTagcaactttattaatccctgggggtacattttgtttttgacataGCTCCCTCTGCGGGGAGGACAGAGGTCAAGGTCAGCTAGAAAGCAGCATGCCTGGAGAGGGAGGGGCTTCAGTTTCTCTTTGAAGGATCAGTGAAATCTGAGCCTCGACTCGGTTGTCCAAACCGactataaactataaaataCATCTCCAAAAAATTTCACACAAGCGTGCATGCACATGTTTGCTCTTTCATGACTCATTCAAACCTGTGTTGGGTGTTGTGATAACTTGTAGATGTCTCTAGCCAGCGGTAGAGTTTCTGGGTCCATCACGAAGTAGAGAGTGTGCATCAGTCCCAGGAAACCAGTGCCACGTAGATCAGTGGCTGGATCTGTACCTGCAGAATAGAAAAATCAGTGCAACGAGTTAGAGTTCATCCTTCTTCTTGCAATACTCTCAAAAATTCTTGAAACAGGTATTCTTTTCTAGTGTAATTATTTTGATTTAACTATGGCAATAATCGGGCTTGAGGAACATTTATCATGCTCTATTAATTCCTGTATTTATTTGGAGAAACCAATCATGAGCTGTTTTGCAAAGACAGCAAAAAGGTGTCTTACCCTGAAAGCCGATGTTCTCCCAGTGCGCCCCATAGCGAGGACAGTCCAGCCTGCTGCCAATCAGCCTCTTATAAATGGTCTGGAGGACACGCATGTGGACTGTTTGGCTGTTGTCCACATGGCCTATACAATTCAGACACAGAAAAGACAACGTTAAacaaaatcaatgttttttttcttcttttcgaAACACTGGTGAGCTTTACATCTGTGATTACATTAACAGGCCCAGCAAACTAACACTCACACTGTGCAATGGCAAAAACCAGATCCCTCTCCTCCAGGAGCTCTCTGTGCAGCCGAGGAGGTCCGAACAGAAAGTGTGTGATGGCAGCCAGACCGGTCCTGCGAATGGTTGGCTGGATGTTCTTCTACAGATGGAGATGGGGATGAAAAAGATAGACTAGCAAACAATACAATTATAAAGCAAATCCACTAGAAATCTAAAATCTGATTgaataattatataataatgAGTACACATTATAACTGCAATTACTGTAGTTCTACaataatatttatgtttttgtatgGATTTAGCATTAGGACCTGATGATGCTTTTACAAAGTCTTTTTCATGCACTTAGAAGCCACTGTGGATTAACAATGTCCCTCTGTCAAACACattctttagtttgtttttttaattttaacttaATTGACAAATGACCCAACATAACATCCTGCATCTGTTTCACAATACAATGCTGAAGCAGAGTCCTTGCCAATCTCTCTCATTTTCAGTGGTTAAAAAGTCCCCATATGAGACAAAATTAGGACCCATTTCTTAACAAACAAACCTCTCACTCTGCTCTGATATGATAttagcattgatataaaaatTAACGGCATGCTAAATTCCTTACCAGCAAGTCCCCAAGGTCTGTGGTCTGAAAGAACTGCAGGGCTTCATTGAAGGAAATGAGTGGGGTCGGGTTTGAATCCTCACTGAGAGCTGGACGATATTacaaaaaaggtcaaacacTTGGACAAAAGATCAAATAATCATTTCGACGCAGATAGGTGAAACAGTGAGATGCATCTCACCTTGTTGAACGTTCTCCAGAGCGTCCCACTCCTGCCTGGCCTTTTCCAAatcctcatcttcctctgtgaagatacgttaaaaaaaaaatacaaatcttggTGGTACAAATCACGGTACAATGAAAGATACCCATTCTGTTCATCGCTAGTTATAAATTCCTGTCTAACAGACCTACATCACTCTGTGCTGAGACCCTGTGCATCCTCCAAGCAGGCAACCTGAACTCCTGAGGGAGACCCTGTGCATCATCTACGCATGCAACCTGAACTCCTGAGGGAGACCCTGTGCATCATCTAAGCATGCAACCTGAACTCCTGAGGGAGACCCTGTGCATCATCTACGCATGCAACCTGAACTCCTGAGGGAGATTTCTTTTTATCTCTAACACCTCCCTGGTATCTAAGATACAACTACAAACTCCTGTGGGAAGAGGATGTGAGACAAATGAGAGGTTGTGTGACAGTATGTGTTTGTTACCTTCAGGCTTAGGCTGGTCCCCTCCAGCTGCCAGGGTCTGCAGGAGACAGCTCTGCTTCAGCACTGAAATCTGGACAATCAGCAAATAATTATATTATTGAATATAATTCaagaagtgaaatgtttgctgaagtaagacacaaagaaataaatcaaattaccGGCAGGGATCTGAGTGGTGCACTGCCATTGGTGTGGTCTTTGACATCATGACTTGTTATCAGTCCATTCATGACCTTAGATATAAAACGTTTAAAGAAGCAATATCTAAACAAAACACTGGTCAGGataaaaatagtttatttttatctatatatttatatatatatatataatttatttatatatttttatctaTACTCACAGGCTTATGGTTAGAGTGTCCATTGGTGATTACTTCTAATGGTTTACATTCATGGGACAAACCGTTCAGGCCCTAAAAGGAGAGCAGACATAGAGCACATGCTTCAGGTACGTACAGGATgtaaaacactgaagcttttacttctttcaagatgaCTGCGTgtcataatctttttttttaattagttctGTTTAAAACTTGTTAAAATCCAActaaaaagcaaaagaaaaactcagctgTCTCTAAAGTTGCAGCCTTGGAAAACACTAACTTCTTACTTATGCAGATGCTTCCTGTGTTGGCACACATAAGACTGAAACTATCACTGCCATGTTAGGTTGCATCTAGCCAGGAAAGGGGACATACTTATCCAACTGTTTACAAAAGCAGCAAAACACAAGGCTAAAGGCCAGGGAGAAGAAGTAATGTTGCGGCTAGAGAACCAAGCCGGGGATAAGGGAAGTGCCCTGTCAGCTGCCACCATGGCAACTTCCCAAGCAAGTCAGAGCAGAGATTACAGCTAAAGCAGAGGCAGCACGGTTGACCTTAGGCCCTAAATTAAACACATGTGCTAGAACTGCTTAAACAAAggagtgtttaaatgtttaatattgtactACAGAGTGAAACAGGAATGGAAAAGTTATCATCAATATGGTGAGACAGCACCGAGTCTCATTTTACTGAAGCACACAGCAGGGGTTACTTTGTTTTAATGGTGTTAGATAGCTGTAAaccaaaacactgaaatgagaTTACCAATTAGAAACTTAAAAGGCCAAAGGGGAACTAGTGTTACCTCAGTGTGGGCTGTGACATCAATGTCTTCTTCCATTGCATATGAGGGTGTTGGCTGGCAAGTGTGTTCCTGATCCTGGCCTCTAAAGGCTTCTGTAGTCACAAACTGAGATGGGCTGAGGAGCTGATGCAAGGGCCACCATGGTGTCTGTAGAGCACATTTTGAGTGACTGTAAGTCTCCTTGCTTCTCTCCTCATATAAACAGAGAAATCCACGTCCACAGTCACAAGTAGGATTTTTCTAATCTGTCACTGGGGCTCCTCTTACAaaccatcttttcttttttgggacAATAGCGATGATTCTGTGAATTTGATGGCAGCCCAGTTTTAAAGCTGCTCAAAAGTCAAACCTTGAGTTTATGTGCAGGTATCAGTCTACAACAGTTGAAATCAGTAAACGACTATCCATCAACACACAAGCTTGCTGGAAACctgcctccttcctctcctccacagatCTGCTTGGCTGTTGAGTTCACTCCTCAGCCCCATTAGAGATGCACGGAAGCCGCACAATGACATTGCTTCTCAGGGCTCGGCTCTCCTTGTACGAGACAAATCATTACTTTGGCACTCAAGACAAATCCAGCACAGTTGCAGTTTAATTTACTTGCACCAAAGCTTTGTTATGTCTTCAGCTTCACATGAAACAGTAACACACGTCCAAAGCAAGAAGTGCAGGTGTACAATAAGATCATGGGTCATGGATAGAGTTCTTGTATGGCCAGAGTCCTGAGGAGGGGCTGTCATATGTAtctaaaaacaagaagaagaaaaagcaatTGTTAAACtacacagttaaaaaaagatgtttgtcACTGTGGTGCAAAATGTTGTTAAACATGTCAAAGTTTATTTAGAGAAATACAGCTTTTAGCTCCACTGCCAAATATGAAACCTTGTGTCAGTTTTGTTGCATGTTGTTGCAGAACAAACTAAATTGTAGATTACAGAATTATTAGAAAGATGAATATACAAGTGTTGTTCCTTAATTTGAATAATACTAatttacaatttaaatacattataatttaatttttacaccatcacttttatttttttaaagcaaaccCAGTCTGAAATCAACATGTATTATACATAAGAATAAGATATATTGAAtttatgcagttttttttaaaatctttttagttaaaagaaattaaaaagaatACACAAAAGAAACGagatctaaaaataaaatgcttaaAATATATTCATTCCTATTTAATAACACAATAAAATACGGCATATATTATAACAATacttatatttattattatttattttactgtcacataaaaaaacactttatgacTTTAACTTGTTATAAAGATATTTACCTTAGTAGGCTACTTTAACCCAAGTAAATCACAGCAAAACAAAGCTAAATGTCTTCAAACTTCATCAAATTAGACAGTTAAACTCGGGAATAACAGAGAACAACTCAAATATTAAGACTATGTTACAAAAAGTCCATCTTTACGAGATGACAGGTTTCCGCTCTGACACAGCTAGACAACAGTCTCTGTAGCAACCAACAAGCTAGCAGTCTGTCAGCTAGCAACCCCGCAGGCACAAAGACGCAGCTCCAGCTTCTCTTCAAACCCAGAACGTCACGTCCACGCACATTACATGCAAGCCAGCCCAAATGcaccacaaacacataaagtATTGATGTCACAAGTATCGTAAGCAATTAAAGAGTTAAGACCAAGCCAGCAGAAGAAAAGCCAGCTGTCAGGCTAACTAAAGGGGCTAGCAGTAGCTCTGTGGAGCTGTAACGGGGATGGAGTCGGTGCCCAAATCCGAAAGCTCCACACGGATTAATCTGCTTTTGTCATTACGGGTGAATAAAAACGCTACAAAACATTGCGTGCTGGGGCTTGTCCAACAATATTATACGATATGAAGCATTTCAAAAAGTACCTCAGTTTCTGACTATTTCTCCCTCCAATCTCAGCTTCCCTTCCCCCGTCCAGTGGCCACTGTAAATTCCAGTGCATCTTGGGAATTGTGGTTTCCTGTCAGAACCCTAGCTTCATTACGTCATTGCATTCAGATATTGTAGGCGCAGGGAGCAGGGAGACAGCGTTGACCTCTTTTTCTATCTATAATTCCCAACAGCACAGACAGTCTTCTTTTCTCAGAAGTCAGAAGagctttaatgttgttttttttgttatccaAACcagatcattaaaaacatgaaaagccTGTATAACGTTTGTATTTGGgctctgacattttttttggtgGGCCCTATTAAGTGCAACATTTGCCTACATTTCTCACTGAAAGTAAATAGGCTGATGTTTGGAGTTTAATTTTACTCAAGGACACACGGGTGGATATtgaatggaaaaaataaaaacacattaaattaaGTCTCTCGTCTGTGCCAGGGATTCAGTATGACTGCTAGATAGTTTGTTTTGTCTTCCTGGATAATTTCCCCTGTCCTAACCCTAACATTTCTTCACTTTAGACAAATAATGAAACTAAATCTCCAAGTGGCTACAACCCTCCTCACATCTGCTTATGTTCAGATTTTGAGGGATTTAAAGCAGATGTCAATTATTACCAACTAGAACATTCTTTCAAGGaggaaaa
Proteins encoded in this region:
- the elmod3 gene encoding ELMO domain-containing protein 3 isoform X1 — protein: MEEDIDVTAHTEGLNGLSHECKPLEVITNGHSNHKPVMNGLITSHDVKDHTNGSAPLRSLPISVLKQSCLLQTLAAGGDQPKPEEEDEDLEKARQEWDALENVQQALSEDSNPTPLISFNEALQFFQTTDLGDLLKNIQPTIRRTGLAAITHFLFGPPRLHRELLEERDLVFAIAQCHVDNSQTVHMRVLQTIYKRLIGSRLDCPRYGAHWENIGFQGTDPATDLRGTGFLGLMHTLYFVMDPETLPLARDIYKLSQHPTQNFPFSVMSINMTRIALQVLREEALSKECNRRQQVVGVLNEFYVATYLHLYQLWKTQNKTIVDSGFVLKEVELFAKKNPKQMLRRLEVFLKEKRAGGIPRGTSPDPQAQQSSPSLGERGARAGTGSKGKEMHFIGVCDLPPDMEGEARLI
- the elmod3 gene encoding ELMO domain-containing protein 3 isoform X2; translated protein: MEEDIDVTAHTEGLNGLSHECKPLEVITNGHSNHKPVMNGLITSHDVKDHTNGSAPLRSLPISVLKQSCLLQTLAAGGDQPKPEEEDEDLEKARQEWDALENVQQALSEDSNPTPLISFNEALQFFQTTDLGDLLKNIQPTIRRTGLAAITHFLFGPPRLHRELLEERDLVFAIAQCHVDNSQTVHMRVLQTIYKRLIGSRLDCPRYGAHWENIGFQGTDPATDLRGTGFLGLMHTLYFVMDPETLPLARDIYKLSQHPTQNFPFSVMSINMTRIALQVLREEALSKECNRRQQVVGVLNEFYVATYLHLYQLWKTQNKTIVDSGFVLKDTLTWCLLWLQI